The following are encoded in a window of Mustelus asterias chromosome 11, sMusAst1.hap1.1, whole genome shotgun sequence genomic DNA:
- the vps25 gene encoding vacuolar protein-sorting-associated protein 25 encodes MSFEWPWQYNFPPFYTLQPNANTQHKQLAAWCSLVLSYLRYHKLYTIDVLEAQESPLFHNKKIQRKFPIEAIQVVLEELRKKGNLEWIDKNKTRCLIMWRRPEEWGKLVYQWVSKNAMMNSVFTFYELSNGDDTEGEEFHGLEEWLLLRALQFLQSERKAEIITISDSKGVKFF; translated from the exons ATGAGCTTCGAGTGGCCCTGGCAGTATAACTTCCCTCCTTTCTACAC ACTGCAGCCGAATGCCAACACCCAGCATAAGCAGCTGGCAGCATGGTGCTCACTGGTGCTCTCCTACCTGCGTTATCACAAGCTTTACACTATCGATGTACTGGAAGCCCAAGAAAGCCCACTCTTCCACAATAAGAAGATCCAGC GCAAGTTTCCCATTGAAGCTATCCAAGTTGTATTAGAAGAACTCCGGAAAAAAG GAAACTTAGAGTGGATTGATAAAAATAAAACTCGTTGTCTTATAATGTGGAGGAGACCAGAAGAGTGGGGGAAACTTGTGTATCAGTGG GTTTCAAAGAATGCCATGATGAACTCTGTTTTTACATTTTATGAACTCTCCAATGGAGATGACACTGAGGGTGAAG AGTTCCATGGTTTGGAGGAGTGGCTTCTGCTACGGGCACTACAGTTTTTACAATCGGAGCGAAAGGCAGAGATCATCACCATTAGTGACAGCAAAGGGGTCAAGTTCTTCTGA